GCATGCTTGAACCGAGGAGCGTCAGTTGGGTTTGGACTAAATCCGAAATGCGCGTGAGCGTCGTTTCTTCGTCGAGGGAAGTGTCGTCGAGAATAGCCAGAATCAGCTGACGGGTTGCCTGTTTCAGGGACGGTTCGTCGGTCTCGGACGTTTCAATCGGCGTGGAGAGAAGAGGATCGTTATCACGTTCCATGGCTTCCAACACGGTGAACTTGCCGGCATATTGGCCAATCGGCAGACTTTCGATCAGCCGTTTATAGGGGTAACGAGTTGAGATCAAGGAAGAATGCTCCTGTTCAAAAATACCGTTATTGGTTGCCGGTCGGGTGACGATATCGACACTATTCACCGCGACGATTCGCGTAACGCGCTGCCCATCGTCTTGAGTGATCGCTTCGATTTCGGCATCGTGTGACAAACCGAAGTTCCTGGCAAAACGCTGGGCGCGCTCAACAATCGCGGCCGCTTGAGGGTGGCTTTTTAGATAGTACAAGTCGGCGAAGAGCTCACCTGATTGCACGCGGACGTTCTGCAGATTGCCGAAGTGGACATCGATTTCTCGCTCGTCCCCCGGCAGTAAACCATGATTCAGGTAAACCGGTACGCTGTCGTACAGGGGCGCGGCTTTCTCGAGCACATCGGCCGGATAGTGGCGACCATTCTTCGAGCGGTTGCCACAGACCTTTACGCCGCGAATGATGCCTGCTTCCAGGTCGACTTGCAAAGCGGCGGTTTGCTCGAATGCTTCCGTAATCTTGGACATAAGAATTGGTTCTTTCAGTAAGTTGATCAGGCAACCCGTAGGTCAGGCTGCGCCTGACGCAAAGCACGTGTGAGGTAGTGAGGGAAACAGTCAGGGCCATGTCAGGCACAGCCAGACCTACGGGAAGGAGTGAGTTACGGTTGATCGAGCGGGACCTGCTTCTCCCGTTCTTCGGTCGGATCCCAGTCGTACTTGGTGGCCAGGCTGTGGGCGGAAACAATGCCCATCTCATGCAGCTGGGCATCGACACGGAAATCGTCCGCACGGTTGCGTACCGCTGGGCTTGATCCAGTGACGATCACGTTGAGGCACTGCGTCAGATCGTTCCAGTTCATGCCGTAGCGGCGGAGGTTTAGACGCCCGCACTCGAACTGCATACGAATCACGCTCCACAACATGCGCTCGTACGCTTTGGTGAGACGCTCTTGCTCTGCCTCGATCTTGCGAACAAACGGTGAACTGCTTTCGAGAATCGACGCGTAGTTGTTGTTCGAGGCGTCGCCGCTGATCATGTGTTCTGGCAAGTTCCAGCGAACGCCAGCGGCTCGCAGCCCGGCACTAAGTACTCGCACAAAGTTCGCGGCCTGGGCTCCGGCCATGGGGCCGGCTTGAAACTTTTTACCCTTCGTATCGATCACCGTTCCGGCGGACCAATCGCTGATCCGTTCGGCTTGATAGCGGCCGTCGCTACGAACATGCAAATGGGGACTGTCGGCGGCACGAACGAGGTTGCCGCCCAGGTTCGCCGCATCGCCGATCCCTAAGCTGCCACTCCCCTGCACTGCTTCGATGATCATGGCAATCGAGGCTTGAATGCCGGCCCCTTTCATCATGCGTCGCAGCAGTTCGGTGGCGCCAACGAGGTCGTTTTGCACTGGGTAGAAGTCGCTCAAGCCGCGCTTCACATGTCGTGGCGTGTTCGCTTTCAAATGCATCACCCGCCGAGGCGAATAAAACCTCCAGCTGTGCGCGTCGCCGTTCCATTGGATGAAGTAGCCGTAGACCTGCGTGGCATCTGCGGCGTCGGTAGCAACGCCGTAGCGCCACTTCAGCTGCGAAGCGGAACCGAGGCGACGTTCCAAATAGTCGGTGTCGGCCGGCTCGGTTAACCAGGCAGGTTCGGCCCGGCGGACGCGCACCTGATGGCCTTGTTGTTCCAAGGCGAGAATCACTTCACCGTCGATATGCTCGGCGTCGCATAGCTCTTGCTCGAAATCGAGCTCCCACCGATTGTCGGCTAAGAAGCGATCGATAATGCGTTGCACTTGCTGCACCAGGCCGCGGGGGGCATCGTGTCCGCGGCGGGCGGTGGCGGCGTAGTCGAAGCCGGTATGAATGATGTAGTTGCGAAGATTGCCGAGGATCCCTTGCCCGAACGCTGATTGAGCAAGGTAGCGAGCGATGCCACGAATCACTGCCAGGTCCCATTCGGTCTGGAAAATAGGGCGATAGTCGCCGCTGGCGCGATCGCTCGCCACATCGGGCATGACGGGCGATCCCTGGTGGAACGGCACGTCGACTACGGAGGTGCGTCCTAAGGTTGGTTCGCGCCACGACTCGCTGACTCGGCGATTCGTGGCCGCTTGTTTCTGTTCAATCCAATCGAGCTCTTGTCGCAAATAGTGCGACTCAATCTGAGCCCGCAACTCGCGGCATTCGCGGATAGGATCTAGCTGGTTCTTGGCTGTCGTTTTCATGGACGCCAAAGATGCCAGCGAAGCGCTTCAAACTTAAAGCGTCTCTGACGCATTTTTTTAAGAGCGTGATCGCAACCCATTACAGGCAGCAGGCTTGGGGCGACAAGATTTATTTTCTTAAGTTTACATTCGCCCTACGAGCGAATCGGCGGTGTTCGATTTTGGGTGTTTAGCAATCGTGACGTTCGAGACTTGAGGCCGCTTACGGAGCGCCTCCGGTCCCCTCGCCCCTGTGAGGAGAGGGCTAGGGTGAGAGACGATACCAGGGTGCGCGGTCCATTTGTTTACCGCTTGATCGCATTGCTAGTGCGCCAATTCGCGCCATGCTACGCTAACGCTTATTGATGTGTGCGCCCGTTATCCAACATGGCAATGGGACGATTTGCCACGAATCCGGGGCTTCCGTTGCTCGCCCCTATTAGATTGCTGTCGCAGACTTCAATAGTCATCCCCAATAATGTGTTAGAAGGAGCCCAGTTGTGGAACAGCGAAGTGAACGGAAGCCGGCGCGGGTCGTCTTCGGTCTGTTGCTGGGTGGGATGCTGCTGCTGATCATGGTGCTTGTTGCGTGGCGTGCTCACCACGTTCGGTTTTTCCTCGCACACGGTTGGGAAACGTACCAGGTTGTTTCGGTCGAACCGTTGACGAAAGATACGAAGCGACCGGCGAGTTGGAAGTCGCTGACCTTCGATGAGATCCGTTTCTCGGTGCCGACCGATGGTGGTATCGAAATGCGGACCCACCCCTCGCCCATCGGTGAACGGGACTGCCCACAAATCGAACTTGGGTCCGGTCGGAAGCTTACTGTACTGTACGGCAATATTCAGTCGTCCGACGTAGAATCGTCGGTCGACTACTTTCGATCCCTGCCCCCTGGCATCCCGCCAAGCCGTGCGAAGTTAGTTGCCGACGTATACGCGGCTTCGCCAGAATCGTTTCATTGGATGATGCCGGGGGATCGCTTGGCAGAACTCGATTTTATGCTCTCGCAAAAACAAACTGTATGCATGTCGAACACCGAGGCCGTGATGATTCGTCAGGAAGACCAGTGGGACGGATTGTTGACCATATTCGGCAACTACGCTTCATTTGCCTGGGAATCGCACGACTTCCGACAAGGAGGATCGCTCTTATTTGAGACGCCCCCAGGTACCGATGTCGAATGGATCAAGCAGATTTGTGAAACGGTGCAGATTGACTTGTCGCGGCAAGAATCAACGAATCTGCCGTCCGAATAAAACTTCGTGCTGCGTACTGAACGTTGGCTAGACGAGTGCTCGAACGGTAGCTTCCTCATGTTTGTTCAAAATCGATGCGGAGCACCGCTAATCGAGGGTTTGTCGGGGATTAGCACG
This window of the Blastopirellula marina genome carries:
- a CDS encoding phage portal protein, translated to MKTTAKNQLDPIRECRELRAQIESHYLRQELDWIEQKQAATNRRVSESWREPTLGRTSVVDVPFHQGSPVMPDVASDRASGDYRPIFQTEWDLAVIRGIARYLAQSAFGQGILGNLRNYIIHTGFDYAATARRGHDAPRGLVQQVQRIIDRFLADNRWELDFEQELCDAEHIDGEVILALEQQGHQVRVRRAEPAWLTEPADTDYLERRLGSASQLKWRYGVATDAADATQVYGYFIQWNGDAHSWRFYSPRRVMHLKANTPRHVKRGLSDFYPVQNDLVGATELLRRMMKGAGIQASIAMIIEAVQGSGSLGIGDAANLGGNLVRAADSPHLHVRSDGRYQAERISDWSAGTVIDTKGKKFQAGPMAGAQAANFVRVLSAGLRAAGVRWNLPEHMISGDASNNNYASILESSSPFVRKIEAEQERLTKAYERMLWSVIRMQFECGRLNLRRYGMNWNDLTQCLNVIVTGSSPAVRNRADDFRVDAQLHEMGIVSAHSLATKYDWDPTEEREKQVPLDQP